TCGGCGATCGCAACAGCCCCGACGACTGGCGCGAACTCGGCGCCAAGAACGCGGCCGAACGGGCCCACGAGCACGTCAAGGAGGTCATGCGCACCCACTTCCCCACCCACGTCAGCCGCGCCCAGGACGAGTGGATCCGCTCCCGCCTCCCGATCGCCCTCCCCGTCGAAGAGGTAACCGGCCTGGGAACCCGCTGGTAGTCCCCTACGCCAAGAATCATGAGCCACAATCCAGACAGGTTATGGCCTGTGAATTCACCGCTTCTTTACAGGCCCTGACCGGTATGAACTACAAGAGGCCGACAGCGGCGGCGTCACCCATCTCCCGGTATTCGCCCGTTCCTGATACGTCAGGACTGAGAAGACCCGGGTGTACGCTGGAGTCATGGTGACCTCCACGGCGTGCGGCAACCGCGCCCAAGCCCCCACCGGTGCCGGTCTCGGACGTGCGGCCGTTCACAAAGCCTCGTTCGAGAGTTCGGTGTCCTCCACCGGCCGTCGGCGCGGCTAGGTTCAACCCAGGACGCCTCACGTGAGCCATGGCGGCGCCGGGCCGCAGAAGTCCGACCTGAGCCTCGGTCTCTATCTGATTCTGGGTCTGGTCGCCTCGCTGGGTCCCATCTCCATCGACACGTACTTACCGGCGCTACCGGAGATCGCCTCCTCGCTCGACGCATCCGACGGGATGACGCAGATGTCGGTCACCGCCTTCCTGTTCGGCCTCGTGCTGGGACCGGTCGTCTTCGGCCCCATCTCCGACGCGATGGGCCGGCGCAGGCTGGTCCTCGGATCGCTGGTCGTCTACTCGCTGGTGAGCCTGTCGATTGCGACGGTCGGCTCGGTCGAGATGCTGATCAGCCTGCGATTGGCTCAGGCGGCCTGCGGCGGGAC
This sequence is a window from bacterium. Protein-coding genes within it:
- a CDS encoding methyltransferase, giving the protein GDRNSPDDWRELGAKNAAERAHEHVKEVMRTHFPTHVSRAQDEWIRSRLPIALPVEEVTGLGTRW